A stretch of the Cytobacillus luteolus genome encodes the following:
- a CDS encoding ATP-binding cassette domain-containing protein has protein sequence MIEVIGVEKKYGFKKILKGVSFTANKGEITCLIGINGVGKTTILNAIMALTPISKGQILIDGEPLDKHSFEKITFIPDAITMLPHMTIAESMEFMRDFYTCWNQERANELLGFFRLNQSDRVSSLSKGNKAKVNLLLGLALDVDYVLMDEPFSGIDMFSREEIANVFTSHLIENRGVIITTHEIGDIEHLLDKVVLLDDGMVTKEFSAEDARELEGKSVIDVMREVYQR, from the coding sequence ATGATTGAAGTAATAGGTGTTGAAAAGAAATACGGGTTTAAGAAAATTTTAAAGGGTGTATCTTTTACAGCAAACAAGGGTGAAATCACTTGTTTAATTGGAATAAATGGAGTGGGGAAGACAACTATCTTAAATGCAATTATGGCCCTTACTCCCATTAGTAAAGGACAAATCTTAATCGATGGGGAACCATTAGATAAACATTCGTTCGAAAAAATTACCTTTATTCCTGATGCTATTACGATGCTTCCACATATGACGATTGCAGAGTCAATGGAGTTTATGAGAGATTTCTATACGTGTTGGAATCAGGAGCGTGCGAACGAATTACTTGGTTTTTTCAGATTAAATCAAAGTGATCGAGTATCTTCTTTATCAAAAGGAAACAAAGCAAAGGTCAATCTTTTACTTGGTTTAGCACTTGACGTTGATTATGTATTAATGGATGAGCCGTTCTCTGGAATTGACATGTTCAGTCGTGAGGAAATCGCCAATGTGTTCACGAGTCATTTGATTGAGAATCGAGGCGTAATCATAACGACACATGAAATAGGAGATATTGAGCATTTACTAGATAAGGTAGTCCTGCTTGATGATGGAATGGTTACAAAAGAGTTTAGCGCAGAAGATGCTCGTGAATTGGAAGGAAAATCTGTCATTGATGTGATGAGAGAGGTGTATCAGAGATGA
- a CDS encoding RNA polymerase sigma factor, with protein sequence MKPELLDEQKVNELYTEYKQKVYSIALSYVKDNYVAEDLTHEILIKCYLAHKTFNGKCSFHTWMYRIATNHCIDYLRKGYRKRDVLHEDIELFMDKEEFTPESEVLDRCDQEEVLDKLKLLPSKYQEVLRLYYFKNQSLKEIEQHLNINLSTIKTRMLRAKKMLKEMYMNVEGPEIIG encoded by the coding sequence ATGAAACCGGAATTACTAGATGAACAAAAAGTAAATGAGCTATATACAGAATATAAACAGAAGGTATATTCCATTGCACTTTCATATGTCAAAGATAACTATGTAGCGGAAGATCTTACCCATGAAATTCTTATAAAATGCTATTTAGCACATAAAACGTTTAACGGTAAATGCTCTTTTCATACGTGGATGTATCGAATTGCTACCAATCATTGTATAGACTATTTACGAAAAGGCTACCGCAAGAGGGATGTGCTGCATGAAGATATCGAGCTTTTTATGGATAAGGAAGAATTTACACCAGAATCAGAGGTGTTAGACCGTTGTGATCAAGAAGAAGTCTTAGATAAATTAAAATTGCTGCCTTCGAAATATCAAGAGGTTCTTAGGCTCTACTACTTTAAAAATCAATCATTGAAAGAAATCGAACAACATTTGAATATTAACCTTTCTACGATAAAAACAAGGATGCTTCGGGCGAAAAAGATGTTAAAGGAAATGTATATGAATGTAGAAGGGCCAGAGATTATAGGATGA
- a CDS encoding VOC family protein gives MAVDVYLTFNGNCREAVEFYAEVFGTEQPQIMTFGENPPNPEYPLPEEAKNLVMHARINVEGSNVMFSDTFPGSPFTVGNNISLAYHSFDADKLQSVFNRLKEGGTVGMELQETFWAKLYGQVTDKFGTIWQLNLNNEETAY, from the coding sequence ATGGCTGTTGATGTTTATTTAACGTTTAATGGAAATTGTCGTGAAGCAGTAGAGTTTTATGCTGAAGTTTTTGGGACGGAACAACCACAAATTATGACGTTTGGAGAGAACCCTCCAAACCCAGAATATCCACTCCCGGAAGAAGCGAAGAATTTAGTTATGCATGCTCGCATCAATGTTGAAGGTAGTAATGTGATGTTTTCAGATACGTTCCCTGGTTCACCGTTTACGGTTGGAAACAACATAAGCCTAGCTTATCATTCTTTTGACGCGGACAAGCTTCAATCTGTTTTTAATCGTCTTAAAGAAGGTGGAACAGTAGGCATGGAGCTTCAAGAAACCTTTTGGGCAAAGCTCTATGGTCAAGTTACTGATAAATTCGGTACAATCTGGCAGTTGAATCTTAATAACGAAGAAACAGCTTATTAA
- a CDS encoding PadR family transcriptional regulator produces MENITEMLKGVLEGCVLEIISRGETYGYEITQQLRELGFTDVVEGTVYTITMRLEKNNLVDIEKKPSTMGPPRKFYKLNAAGQKQLEVFWTKWEFVSSKINELKTKDIKRREVR; encoded by the coding sequence TTGGAAAATATTACGGAAATGCTTAAAGGGGTCCTTGAGGGGTGCGTGCTTGAAATCATCAGTCGTGGAGAAACTTACGGTTATGAAATCACGCAACAGCTTCGAGAACTTGGCTTCACTGATGTAGTTGAAGGAACTGTTTATACGATTACCATGAGGCTTGAGAAAAACAATCTAGTAGACATCGAGAAAAAGCCATCCACTATGGGGCCACCTAGAAAATTTTACAAACTCAATGCAGCAGGTCAAAAGCAACTTGAAGTTTTTTGGACAAAATGGGAATTCGTTTCAAGTAAAATTAACGAACTCAAAACTAAAGATATCAAAAGGAGAGAAGTAAGATGA
- a CDS encoding DUF1048 domain-containing protein: MSFLEKIIGSLEEKREWKAMEARAKALPNEYHNAYKAIQQYMWTASGLTDWKETSRIFCAILDLFEEGAVDGRKVTDLTGEDVAAFCDELVKDTKTWKDKYRQKLNDTIGK, translated from the coding sequence ATGAGTTTTTTAGAAAAAATTATTGGAAGTCTAGAAGAAAAACGAGAATGGAAGGCAATGGAGGCGCGTGCAAAAGCACTTCCAAATGAATACCATAACGCTTACAAAGCCATCCAACAATACATGTGGACCGCTAGTGGCCTCACTGATTGGAAGGAAACTAGTCGTATTTTTTGCGCTATTCTTGATCTCTTCGAGGAAGGTGCTGTGGATGGTAGGAAAGTCACTGACCTCACGGGTGAGGACGTGGCCGCTTTTTGCGACGAACTGGTGAAGGACACAAAAACTTGGAAAGACAAATATCGCCAGAAGTTGAACGATACGATTGGGAAATAG
- a CDS encoding ABC transporter ATP-binding protein: MSNPAISVKRLEKSFKEREVLKGVDFDVHRGEIFALLGSNGAGKTTIVNILSTLIKPDGGEINICNFDVLRQPDRVRQSISLTGQFAALDGILTGRENLMMIAKLRGVSDPAQVADNLLVRFNLTEAANRRADKYSGGMKRRLDIAMSLIGNPAVIFLDEPTTGLDPEARIEVWEIVKELASGGTTILLTTQYLEEAEQLADRIAILHGGKIISTGTLTELKMMFPPAKVEYIEKQPTLEEIFLAIIGKKGGNVNEK; the protein is encoded by the coding sequence ATGAGCAATCCAGCAATTTCTGTAAAGAGGTTAGAAAAATCCTTCAAAGAGAGGGAAGTTTTGAAGGGGGTGGATTTTGATGTGCATCGTGGTGAAATATTCGCACTGTTGGGCTCAAATGGAGCGGGCAAGACAACAATAGTCAACATCCTTTCAACATTAATAAAGCCAGATGGTGGCGAAATAAATATTTGCAACTTTGACGTTTTGCGTCAGCCGGATCGTGTTCGCCAGAGCATCAGCCTAACAGGTCAGTTTGCAGCTTTAGATGGCATACTAACCGGGCGGGAAAATCTAATGATGATTGCCAAGTTAAGGGGAGTGTCCGATCCTGCTCAAGTCGCCGACAATCTGCTTGTAAGATTCAACTTGACGGAAGCAGCCAACCGCCGTGCTGACAAATACTCTGGTGGGATGAAGCGCAGGCTTGACATTGCCATGAGCCTGATAGGGAATCCAGCAGTCATTTTTCTAGATGAACCGACTACAGGGCTTGACCCAGAAGCGCGAATTGAAGTCTGGGAAATCGTCAAGGAGCTTGCCAGCGGTGGAACGACCATCTTACTGACCACTCAGTACCTAGAGGAAGCCGAACAACTGGCGGACCGTATTGCCATTCTACATGGTGGGAAAATTATCTCGACTGGTACCCTTACCGAACTTAAGATGATGTTTCCGCCAGCGAAAGTGGAATACATCGAGAAGCAGCCGACATTGGAGGAAATTTTCCTAGCAATCATCGGCAAAAAAGGAGGAAATGTAAATGAAAAGTAA
- a CDS encoding ABC transporter permease, whose amino-acid sequence MKSKTGVLLGRLMRNIMRSPDTIITVAITPIMMMLMFVYVFGGAIETGTDNYVNYLLPGILLITIASGVAYTSLRLFTDVKSGLMARFITMPIKRSSVLWSHVLTSLVSNALTVVVVVFVALLMGFRSNADIMDWLAVIGILVLFTLALTWLAVIPGLTAGSLEGATAYSYPLIFLPFISSAFVPTETMPSIVRTFAENQPVTLIVDTIRALLYEGTVGNGIWTALAWCVGIMVIAFFIASKVFKRQLR is encoded by the coding sequence ATGAAAAGTAAAACAGGGGTGCTACTAGGGCGTTTAATGCGCAATATCATGCGTAGCCCGGATACAATTATCACAGTGGCGATTACACCGATTATGATGATGCTGATGTTTGTCTATGTATTTGGTGGTGCTATAGAGACAGGCACGGACAACTACGTTAATTATTTGTTACCCGGAATCTTGCTGATCACAATTGCATCAGGCGTCGCTTACACTTCTTTAAGGCTCTTTACGGATGTGAAGAGTGGGCTGATGGCGCGATTCATTACAATGCCAATCAAGCGCTCGTCTGTATTGTGGTCTCATGTGTTGACCTCGCTTGTTTCTAATGCGCTTACAGTTGTGGTGGTTGTCTTTGTCGCACTATTGATGGGCTTCCGTTCTAATGCTGATATCATGGATTGGCTCGCGGTAATTGGGATACTTGTGCTGTTTACGCTGGCGCTGACATGGCTGGCGGTCATTCCTGGTTTGACAGCAGGGTCTTTGGAAGGGGCCACAGCTTACTCATACCCGCTAATTTTTCTACCGTTTATCAGTTCTGCTTTTGTACCCACCGAAACGATGCCTAGTATTGTTCGGACGTTTGCTGAGAACCAGCCCGTGACTTTAATCGTAGATACGATTCGTGCCCTCTTGTATGAAGGGACTGTTGGTAATGGTATCTGGACCGCGCTTGCCTGGTGCGTAGGCATCATGGTTATCGCTTTCTTCATCGCAAGTAAAGTATTTAAACGCCAGTTAAGGTAA
- a CDS encoding DUF2935 domain-containing protein, protein MQYYYGNQMPLRVLDEAEFWKHQEEEHTVVIRELVGNLEQKYVEALKEWEKAFAEAHQQVIRYIQTVKRSKGEVSPALYQDIMQLVTFCLQQSQLFINFCRVLMEESEPISSNPTAKVVLHHIIVESEYFIGVAQTILYQK, encoded by the coding sequence ATGCAATATTATTATGGGAACCAAATGCCGCTGCGAGTTCTTGATGAGGCTGAGTTTTGGAAGCACCAAGAAGAGGAACATACAGTTGTTATTCGAGAGCTTGTAGGAAATCTTGAACAGAAGTATGTTGAGGCTCTTAAGGAATGGGAAAAAGCTTTTGCTGAGGCACATCAACAAGTAATAAGGTATATTCAAACAGTTAAACGTTCAAAAGGGGAAGTTTCCCCGGCACTTTATCAAGATATCATGCAGCTTGTTACATTTTGCTTACAGCAGAGTCAACTATTCATTAATTTTTGCCGAGTACTGATGGAAGAAAGTGAACCGATTAGCTCGAATCCAACAGCCAAAGTTGTTTTGCATCATATTATTGTTGAATCAGAGTATTTTATCGGAGTTGCTCAAACGATTTTATATCAGAAGTAA
- a CDS encoding S9 family peptidase — MRTTNQIEVEPFLKTLSISAFTINNTETELYLSMNKTGTYNLWKMNLSDQNKLSQLTFHNQKTSEIAVVPTKDSNYDTIYFTSDRDGNELSHIYTITTNGEKWKDIRTNQESMYFLTKISEDGKRLYYSSSKDNPLYLSIFSYDLISNEEVVLHKGSEAETRLLDVSPNEKMIAYFVRKNHSNMKLYIRNEESEIEVISNPVEPYRISNLIFISNEIAYFTTNYMEEYTYLAKFDLSSGQFEKVIEIDKEDIEYLHFNPSTHSVYFQTKSGPVDKLYTYHLENKIVKNINLPTDTIQQFFITENGNIYICGSSPTIPSSIYKKTPLNDWECILENSVPNIPTKTLVNPERMTYKSFDGVEIEAMYYKADESISNNHTIIYTHGGPQYNEQNSYFGLFQYLLQQGFSIFAPNFRGTPNYGTSFLKMIERDWGGGPRLDILSGIDQLIEDGKATEEKIITLGFSYGGYMSLLLFGRHQDRFKACVDGFGPSSLFTLIQTCPPHWAERMDTWIGNPTRDNEKLIEHSPISYVDNIRKPLLILQGANDPRVKQSESDQMVLALQNKGIDVEYEVFYDEGHGFSKLENEIYAYKRISEFLMRITEE; from the coding sequence ATGAGGACAACGAATCAAATAGAAGTAGAGCCTTTTTTAAAAACATTATCTATTTCTGCTTTTACAATAAACAATACCGAAACTGAACTCTATTTAAGCATGAATAAAACGGGCACATATAATCTGTGGAAAATGAATTTATCAGATCAAAACAAGTTAAGCCAACTTACTTTTCATAATCAAAAAACGTCCGAAATAGCTGTTGTACCTACTAAAGATTCGAATTATGATACCATCTATTTTACTAGTGATAGAGATGGGAATGAACTATCTCATATATACACTATTACAACAAATGGAGAAAAATGGAAGGATATTAGAACCAATCAAGAAAGTATGTATTTCCTTACAAAAATTTCAGAGGATGGAAAAAGACTATATTACTCTTCGTCAAAAGACAATCCTCTTTATCTATCTATCTTTTCCTATGATTTAATCAGTAATGAAGAAGTTGTATTACATAAAGGAAGCGAAGCAGAAACTAGACTTTTAGATGTAAGTCCTAATGAAAAGATGATTGCCTACTTTGTACGGAAGAACCATAGCAATATGAAGCTCTATATCAGAAATGAAGAAAGCGAAATTGAAGTCATTTCAAACCCGGTTGAACCGTATAGGATTTCTAATCTTATCTTTATCTCTAATGAAATTGCCTACTTTACCACCAACTATATGGAGGAATATACGTACCTTGCTAAATTCGATCTTTCTTCTGGACAATTTGAAAAGGTAATAGAAATCGATAAAGAAGATATTGAATATCTACACTTTAACCCTTCTACTCATTCTGTCTATTTTCAAACAAAGTCTGGCCCTGTCGATAAACTTTATACCTACCATTTAGAAAATAAAATAGTAAAAAATATCAATCTTCCAACTGATACCATCCAGCAATTTTTTATAACTGAAAACGGAAATATCTATATTTGTGGTTCATCTCCAACCATACCTAGTAGCATTTATAAGAAAACGCCATTAAATGATTGGGAGTGTATACTAGAAAATTCTGTCCCTAATATCCCAACTAAAACGCTAGTAAATCCAGAACGTATGACATATAAGTCTTTCGATGGTGTAGAAATAGAAGCAATGTATTATAAAGCAGATGAATCTATTAGCAACAACCATACGATAATTTATACACATGGTGGCCCTCAGTATAACGAACAAAATAGTTACTTTGGACTTTTTCAATATTTACTCCAACAAGGTTTTAGTATTTTTGCTCCTAACTTTCGAGGAACACCTAATTATGGAACCTCTTTTCTGAAAATGATCGAAAGAGATTGGGGTGGTGGACCACGTTTAGATATCCTTTCTGGAATCGATCAGCTAATCGAAGATGGGAAAGCAACTGAAGAGAAAATTATTACTTTAGGCTTTAGTTATGGTGGATATATGTCCCTTCTTTTATTTGGACGCCACCAGGATAGATTTAAAGCATGTGTAGACGGGTTTGGGCCTAGTAGTTTATTTACTTTGATTCAGACATGTCCACCACATTGGGCAGAACGAATGGACACATGGATTGGTAACCCTACTCGAGATAATGAAAAATTAATAGAACACTCACCTATTTCTTATGTAGACAATATTCGTAAGCCCCTCCTTATTCTTCAAGGAGCGAATGATCCACGAGTAAAACAATCTGAGTCCGATCAAATGGTTTTAGCTTTACAGAACAAAGGAATAGATGTTGAGTATGAAGTATTTTATGATGAGGGACATGGTTTTTCAAAACTTGAAAATGAGATATATGCCTATAAACGTATTAGTGAATTCTTAATGCGAATAACTGAGGAATAG
- a CDS encoding M20 family metallopeptidase, producing MKHQILNEIKNVEDEIVSLLSQMIQIPSVNPPGEYEAICDFLYEKLTSYGFDDVYVLPVPENLIKQKGLQTNRQNLIATLKGDGTGPSLILNAHLDTVPEDDHSMWTFPPFSGLIHDGKVFGRGATDSKGRLAAYIGAALVLKRAGIPLSGDLIIAATCDEETGGELGAGYLASNGLIEGDFALVEGYSQEIIHAMAGMTQLIIKSVGVPAHSGFKWNGINAIEKMAKVINGLEKLQSDLMNEPSNINGMKYTTINVGVISGGTKSNVVPGSCEIEVDLRIIPEHSIDSIVERIENMVFNLKVDDPDMNIIIQKKGEAETTPTIIERNHPIIEALQKASIAMNNVELPIVGVMGQSDSRWFIQNGIPAINYGPGTPTNRLHGYDEYMEISDLLNTVKVISLFCLNIVNQTVESEVKR from the coding sequence ATGAAACATCAAATCTTAAATGAAATAAAGAACGTAGAAGATGAAATTGTCTCATTATTATCTCAAATGATTCAAATCCCAAGTGTTAACCCACCAGGAGAATATGAGGCGATATGTGACTTCCTTTATGAAAAATTAACAAGTTATGGCTTTGACGATGTTTATGTTTTACCTGTCCCAGAAAACCTAATCAAACAAAAGGGTCTACAGACGAACAGACAAAATTTGATTGCAACATTAAAAGGCGATGGTACTGGGCCTTCACTTATTTTAAATGCCCACTTAGACACAGTCCCAGAAGATGATCATAGTATGTGGACATTTCCACCATTTTCGGGATTGATTCATGATGGAAAAGTTTTTGGTCGAGGGGCAACTGACTCTAAAGGCCGACTTGCAGCTTATATTGGTGCTGCACTTGTACTTAAACGAGCAGGCATTCCTCTATCCGGTGATCTTATCATTGCTGCAACTTGTGATGAAGAAACGGGTGGAGAATTAGGAGCAGGCTACTTAGCAAGTAATGGATTAATCGAAGGTGATTTTGCGCTAGTAGAAGGATATAGCCAAGAAATTATCCATGCGATGGCTGGTATGACTCAATTAATCATTAAATCAGTCGGAGTTCCTGCCCACTCTGGTTTTAAATGGAATGGAATCAATGCAATTGAAAAGATGGCAAAAGTAATTAATGGCTTAGAAAAATTACAATCCGATCTTATGAACGAACCATCCAACATTAATGGAATGAAGTATACAACTATTAACGTTGGCGTTATCTCTGGCGGAACAAAGTCGAATGTAGTTCCTGGAAGTTGCGAAATTGAAGTGGACTTACGAATCATTCCAGAACATTCTATTGATTCAATCGTTGAACGTATCGAGAACATGGTATTTAACTTAAAAGTAGATGACCCAGATATGAATATCATTATTCAGAAAAAAGGGGAAGCAGAAACAACACCGACAATCATCGAACGCAACCATCCGATTATTGAAGCTCTCCAAAAAGCGAGTATAGCAATGAATAATGTTGAACTACCAATAGTTGGAGTTATGGGGCAATCTGACTCTAGATGGTTTATTCAAAATGGAATTCCTGCTATTAATTATGGACCAGGAACTCCTACAAACCGTTTACATGGATATGATGAATATATGGAAATCAGTGATCTTCTTAATACCGTGAAAGTCATTTCATTATTTTGTCTAAATATAGTAAATCAAACAGTAGAAAGCGAGGTTAAAAGATGA
- a CDS encoding PLP-dependent aminotransferase family protein → MPILPFIDENTDVPLYVQIYNYIKNEIVTGKITKNTRLPSIRKLSNFLSVSTTSVENAYLQLVAEGFIESKPKSGYIVLDLPEPVFSLDKENMNIRPPLQSYPMFDATEYPFDFHFSMNDFSYFPFQIWRRLYTEVLQQEHKRLLFYGDLQGEMELRCEIAKYLHQYRGVKCTPEQIVIGANQFQLISLLAIMFKSYTTSMGVENPGYLTLPSVFRNHNYKVIPISLEGDGITIREIYENNLQLVCVSPSHQFPRGMTMPISKRLQLLEWAKEVDGFVIEDDYDGEFRYYGRPIPSLQGLMKNSNVIYLGGFSQILSPAICVNYMVLPEQLVESYHYHKNEMIVDQSSSRLHQKVLQLFMKRGYLEKHIRKMRKIYRTKHDLVVKSVQETFKARGKLIGKDAGFHVLLQLESNKSEKELVELSKKAGIRIIPASFTWLQPTEKIPNEFLLGFCGIELDKIEEGVRKLHKVWILDE, encoded by the coding sequence ATGCCAATACTTCCATTTATCGACGAGAACACTGATGTTCCACTTTATGTACAAATCTACAATTATATTAAAAATGAAATAGTCACTGGGAAAATTACAAAGAATACAAGACTTCCTTCAATTCGAAAGCTTTCAAATTTTCTTAGTGTAAGTACTACATCAGTTGAAAATGCCTATCTTCAATTGGTGGCAGAAGGGTTTATTGAAAGTAAACCCAAGAGTGGATATATTGTATTAGATCTGCCGGAACCAGTATTTAGCCTGGATAAAGAGAATATGAATATACGGCCACCATTACAAAGCTACCCTATGTTTGATGCAACGGAATATCCGTTTGATTTTCACTTTTCAATGAATGATTTTTCTTACTTTCCTTTTCAAATATGGAGAAGATTATATACAGAAGTTCTTCAACAGGAACATAAACGTCTTCTTTTCTATGGAGATTTACAAGGGGAAATGGAGTTAAGGTGTGAAATCGCTAAGTATTTACATCAATATCGAGGAGTTAAGTGTACTCCCGAACAAATCGTGATAGGGGCCAATCAGTTTCAATTAATTTCATTGCTTGCAATTATGTTTAAATCGTATACAACAAGTATGGGAGTAGAGAATCCAGGGTATTTAACATTGCCATCTGTTTTCAGAAACCATAACTATAAAGTCATTCCTATCTCTTTGGAAGGCGATGGTATTACTATTAGGGAAATCTATGAAAATAACCTTCAACTCGTCTGTGTCTCACCGTCTCATCAGTTTCCAAGAGGCATGACAATGCCAATCTCTAAGCGACTGCAACTACTTGAGTGGGCAAAGGAAGTAGATGGTTTTGTTATAGAAGATGATTATGATGGAGAATTTCGATATTATGGAAGGCCAATACCCTCTCTTCAAGGATTAATGAAAAATTCAAATGTTATTTATTTGGGAGGTTTTTCACAAATTCTATCTCCAGCAATATGTGTAAACTATATGGTTCTGCCAGAACAATTAGTAGAGTCTTATCATTATCATAAAAATGAAATGATAGTAGACCAGTCATCCTCAAGACTTCATCAGAAGGTACTTCAGCTTTTTATGAAGAGAGGCTATCTAGAAAAACATATTCGTAAAATGAGAAAAATCTATCGAACGAAGCATGACCTCGTAGTCAAATCAGTTCAGGAAACTTTTAAGGCGAGAGGTAAGTTAATTGGAAAAGATGCAGGGTTTCATGTTTTATTACAATTAGAAAGTAATAAGTCTGAAAAAGAGCTAGTTGAACTTTCAAAGAAAGCTGGTATCAGAATTATCCCTGCTTCATTTACTTGGTTGCAGCCTACCGAAAAAATTCCTAATGAATTTCTTCTTGGCTTTTGTGGAATTGAATTAGATAAAATTGAGGAGGGCGTTCGAAAACTTCATAAAGTATGGATTTTAGATGAATGA
- a CDS encoding helix-turn-helix transcriptional regulator encodes MKSRLKELRARHGLNQTQLAKLAKVSRQTISLIEREEFIPSLLIAVRISRIFNEPVENVFLIEEDEL; translated from the coding sequence ATGAAAAGTCGACTGAAGGAGCTTCGTGCACGGCATGGGTTAAATCAAACCCAACTGGCAAAGCTTGCGAAGGTATCAAGACAAACCATTAGTTTAATTGAACGTGAAGAATTTATACCGTCATTATTAATCGCGGTTCGGATTTCACGGATATTTAATGAACCTGTTGAGAATGTATTTTTAATAGAGGAGGATGAATTATAA
- a CDS encoding DUF3169 family protein, giving the protein MKKWIPLFFSAVIGFVVVTLLLNNFTFDFTVHGSTITIIFLVIIFILLVISVVLYRQIRNLNSKEVYGDDEDEVDSLIYKKFTDYSFFVQSSLTFSLLALSISVTITEQIFLTVLAILFLLISYLLSMLVSHLTQLIYPERNLPRFSEKNYAEKLLEASDEGERHVMLIGFYKSYNLLSVALVVAILLSTVYSMSSGESQVFSIILMASVLLLVHGKYCLSIRNK; this is encoded by the coding sequence ATGAAAAAGTGGATACCATTATTTTTTAGTGCTGTGATTGGATTCGTTGTTGTTACATTATTACTCAATAATTTTACATTTGATTTCACTGTACATGGGAGTACAATTACAATCATTTTTTTAGTGATTATTTTCATATTGTTAGTGATCAGCGTGGTGCTTTATAGACAAATCAGGAATTTAAATAGTAAGGAAGTATACGGAGACGATGAAGATGAGGTAGATTCCTTGATTTATAAAAAATTTACAGATTACTCGTTTTTTGTGCAGTCCAGTCTTACTTTTTCACTATTAGCTCTAAGTATATCCGTTACTATTACTGAACAAATTTTTCTCACTGTTCTAGCTATCTTATTTTTGCTTATTAGTTATCTGTTATCAATGCTTGTATCACATCTTACACAACTGATTTACCCTGAGCGAAATTTGCCAAGGTTTTCAGAAAAAAATTACGCAGAAAAACTTTTAGAAGCGTCAGATGAAGGTGAAAGGCACGTCATGCTGATCGGATTCTATAAGTCCTACAATTTACTAAGTGTTGCATTAGTTGTGGCCATTTTGCTATCAACTGTTTATTCGATGTCATCTGGTGAATCCCAAGTTTTCTCAATTATTCTAATGGCTAGTGTTTTACTACTAGTGCATGGGAAGTATTGTTTATCTATTCGAAATAAATAA